A stretch of Fundicoccus culcitae DNA encodes these proteins:
- a CDS encoding phage major capsid protein, with product MMQKLIEQRSEAWNRAKAFVESHRDEKGLMSDEDHQTYAQMELEIENYTREIKRMEREKQMDQSLAQPTSKPLTSMPGNVNESEKRGRARNEYKEAMLNAFRSNFRNVSNVLQEGIDTQGGYLVPEEYDERLIQGLEEENILRKLGTVIQTSGEHKINIAGTKPAAAWIEEGEALTFGDTTFDQVVLDAHKLHVAIKVTEELLYDNAFNLENHLMDQFSKALANAEEDAFLNGDGNNKPLGIFATSGGGEVGVTTTSEKITSDEILNLVYALKRPYRKNAVFILNDATLALVRKLKDNNGAYIWQQSYQQGEPDRLLGYPVYTSAFAPEVTKGDPAIAFGDFSYYNIGDRGIRSFQELKELFAGNGMVGFVAKERVDGKLVLPEAVQILKIGGAA from the coding sequence ATGATGCAAAAATTAATTGAACAACGTAGTGAAGCTTGGAATCGAGCAAAGGCATTTGTAGAAAGTCACCGAGATGAAAAAGGATTAATGTCTGATGAAGACCACCAAACATATGCTCAAATGGAATTGGAAATTGAAAATTATACTCGTGAAATTAAACGAATGGAGCGTGAGAAACAAATGGATCAATCGTTAGCACAACCAACTTCGAAACCATTAACTTCTATGCCAGGAAATGTCAATGAATCAGAAAAAAGAGGTCGAGCTCGAAATGAGTATAAAGAAGCTATGTTAAATGCTTTTCGTTCTAACTTCCGAAATGTTTCCAATGTCTTACAAGAAGGAATTGATACACAAGGTGGTTATTTAGTTCCAGAAGAATATGACGAGCGACTAATTCAAGGGTTAGAAGAAGAAAATATCCTACGTAAGCTAGGCACAGTTATTCAGACTTCTGGGGAACATAAGATTAACATTGCTGGAACTAAGCCAGCAGCTGCTTGGATTGAAGAAGGAGAAGCATTAACGTTTGGTGATACTACTTTTGACCAAGTGGTATTAGATGCGCATAAATTACATGTTGCCATCAAAGTGACAGAAGAATTACTTTATGATAATGCCTTTAATTTAGAAAATCATCTCATGGATCAATTCTCTAAAGCTTTAGCAAATGCGGAAGAAGATGCTTTCTTAAATGGGGACGGTAATAATAAACCGTTAGGAATCTTTGCGACATCAGGAGGTGGTGAAGTGGGTGTAACAACTACCAGTGAGAAAATCACCTCGGATGAAATTCTAAACCTCGTTTATGCCTTAAAACGTCCTTACCGTAAGAACGCAGTATTTATCTTAAATGATGCGACCTTAGCATTAGTCCGTAAATTAAAGGATAACAATGGTGCTTATATTTGGCAACAATCATACCAACAAGGAGAACCAGATCGCTTGCTAGGTTATCCAGTTTATACCTCAGCCTTTGCACCAGAAGTGACTAAAGGAGATCCTGCTATTGCATTTGGAGATTTTTCTTACTATAACATTGGCGACCGTGGTATTCGTTCATTCCAAGAGTTGAAAGAGTTGTTTGCTGGTAATGGCATGGTTGGATTTGTTGCGAAAGAACGTGTGGACGGTAAATTGGTGCTACCAGAAGCCGTACAAATTCTTAAAATTGGTGGGGCGGCTTAA
- a CDS encoding head-tail connector protein, translating to MLSLEEVKSYLRVDGDHENGLIENLMDSATLLCLDVARCETSEQLVAYPHAKLALLYTIAYFYEHREEADHRELTLTLRALLFGIRQEGF from the coding sequence ATGCTGTCCTTGGAAGAAGTCAAGAGCTATTTGCGGGTAGATGGTGACCATGAAAATGGATTGATTGAGAACTTAATGGATTCAGCAACTCTCCTATGTTTGGATGTGGCCCGATGTGAAACGAGTGAACAACTTGTAGCTTACCCACATGCTAAACTAGCCTTGTTGTATACCATCGCTTACTTCTATGAGCACCGGGAAGAAGCTGACCATCGTGAATTAACCTTGACTTTACGTGCTCTTTTATTTGGGATTCGTCAGGAGGGGTTCTGA
- a CDS encoding terminase large subunit, protein MADDSYYDQDSADFAVNFIEALTHTKGRWAGKPFELIDWQEQIIRDLFGIIKPDGHRQFNTAYVEIPKKQGKSELAAAVALLLTCGDGEERAEVYGCAADRQQAMIVFDVAADMVRMCPALNKRVKILTSQKRIIYQPTNSFYQVLSAEAYSKHGFNIHGVVFDELHTQPNRKLFDVMTKGSGDARTQPLYFLITTAGTDTQSICYETHQKAEDIIEGRKTDPTFYPVIYGAEKEDDWTDPEVWKKANPSLGITVQMDKVHQACESAKQNPAEENAFRQLRLNQWVKQTVRWMPMDVWDACAFPFDPKELEGRVCYGGLDLSSTSDITAFVLVFPPEDEDDKYYILPYFWLPEENLDLRVARDHVNYDLWEKEGHLLTTEGNVVHYGFIEQFIEELGTKYNIREIAFDRWGAIQMVQNLEGMGFTVVPFGQGFKDMSPPTKQLMKIALEKKFAHAGHPVLRWMMDNIFIRTDPAGNIKPDKEKSTEKIDGVVATVMALDRSLRHGLNQVESVYDERGLFLI, encoded by the coding sequence ATGGCAGATGATTCTTACTACGACCAAGATAGCGCGGACTTTGCAGTTAATTTCATTGAAGCATTAACACACACTAAAGGACGCTGGGCGGGTAAACCATTCGAGTTGATTGATTGGCAAGAACAAATTATTCGTGATTTGTTTGGAATTATTAAACCAGATGGCCACCGTCAGTTTAATACCGCCTATGTTGAGATACCTAAGAAACAAGGTAAATCAGAATTAGCAGCTGCCGTTGCTTTGCTCTTAACTTGTGGTGACGGTGAAGAACGTGCTGAGGTTTATGGATGTGCAGCTGACCGACAACAAGCAATGATAGTATTTGATGTGGCAGCTGATATGGTTCGCATGTGTCCCGCCTTAAATAAGCGAGTAAAAATACTTACTTCACAGAAACGAATTATTTATCAGCCGACAAACTCATTCTATCAAGTCTTATCCGCTGAAGCGTATTCCAAACATGGTTTCAATATTCATGGAGTGGTGTTTGATGAGTTACATACGCAACCAAATCGAAAACTATTTGATGTCATGACGAAAGGATCTGGCGACGCAAGAACTCAACCACTATATTTCTTAATTACTACGGCAGGGACGGATACACAATCAATTTGTTACGAAACCCATCAAAAAGCAGAGGATATTATTGAGGGTAGGAAAACAGACCCTACATTTTATCCTGTTATCTATGGTGCTGAAAAAGAAGATGATTGGACGGATCCGGAAGTTTGGAAAAAGGCTAACCCCTCTTTAGGCATTACAGTACAGATGGATAAAGTTCATCAAGCATGTGAATCAGCAAAGCAAAACCCCGCAGAAGAAAATGCCTTCAGACAATTAAGATTAAATCAATGGGTTAAGCAAACGGTACGCTGGATGCCTATGGATGTATGGGATGCTTGTGCTTTCCCATTTGATCCTAAAGAATTAGAAGGTCGTGTCTGTTATGGCGGACTGGATTTATCTAGTACATCAGATATCACAGCCTTTGTGTTGGTGTTCCCCCCAGAAGATGAAGATGATAAATATTATATTTTGCCATACTTTTGGTTACCAGAGGAAAATCTCGACTTGAGAGTGGCTCGCGACCACGTAAATTATGACTTGTGGGAAAAGGAAGGTCACTTATTAACTACCGAAGGTAATGTCGTTCATTATGGTTTTATTGAACAGTTTATTGAAGAATTAGGGACTAAATATAATATTCGAGAAATAGCCTTTGACCGTTGGGGTGCCATTCAAATGGTTCAAAATTTAGAAGGTATGGGCTTTACAGTGGTTCCATTTGGACAAGGTTTTAAGGATATGAGTCCACCAACAAAACAACTTATGAAGATTGCTTTAGAGAAGAAATTTGCTCATGCTGGGCATCCTGTCTTACGTTGGATGATGGATAACATTTTCATCCGAACGGATCCAGCAGGGAATATTAAGCCTGATAAAGAAAAATCGACTGAGAAAATTGATGGTGTCGTAGCGACTGTTATGGCTTTAGATAGATCCTTACGTCACGGATTGAATCAAGTGGAGTCGGTTTATGATGAACGAGGGTTATTTTTAATTTAA
- a CDS encoding DUF4314 domain-containing protein → MLKGRIAQLKKKYPIGSRIRLIKMDDLQAPPLGTKGTIIGVDDIGSLLVNWDNGSSLNVIDQVDEVELIKD, encoded by the coding sequence ATGCTAAAGGGACGTATTGCTCAATTAAAAAAGAAGTATCCAATTGGGAGTCGGATTCGTCTGATTAAAATGGATGACTTACAAGCTCCGCCTTTGGGGACGAAAGGAACCATTATTGGCGTGGATGACATAGGCTCTCTATTAGTCAACTGGGATAATGGTTCTTCACTTAATGTGATTGACCAAGTGGATGAAGTAGAGTTAATTAAAGATTGA
- the metK gene encoding methionine adenosyltransferase, which produces MFKTAESVCMGHPDKLCDYIADSILDRCLLYDRNARVACEVLATDGKIILAGEISTSEEVNVFDVVEVALWESGYNPDDFEVYNLINKQSADIASAVNQSLEARQGEKTSYNLLGAGDQGTVYGYATNETNSCLPLALELAHKLCKRLDTLRVDGVIAGIHSDGKSQVTLEYDGERLCHVHTILISVQHDEGKDMQQLRSELISEVILPIFEHYPIDEDTTILINPSGRFVTGGPTADTGLTGRKIMVDTYGGLAAHGGGAFSGKDPSKVDRSAAYMARYIAKNFVKAEICSECSVSLSYAIGKARPVMVQVSSHGTSEYSDEVLTDFTQRYFNLKPGAIIDFLDLRKPKYRRTARYGHFSSFIYLWERTFESYKIKEALEEYAD; this is translated from the coding sequence ATGTTTAAGACTGCTGAGAGTGTCTGTATGGGGCATCCCGATAAATTATGTGATTATATCGCAGACTCTATTTTAGATCGTTGTCTATTATATGATCGTAATGCTCGAGTTGCTTGTGAGGTATTAGCAACCGACGGAAAAATAATTCTAGCCGGTGAAATTTCAACGAGTGAAGAAGTCAATGTATTCGATGTGGTCGAGGTAGCTCTTTGGGAGAGTGGTTATAACCCTGATGACTTTGAGGTTTACAACTTAATCAATAAGCAAAGTGCAGATATCGCATCTGCCGTTAATCAATCATTAGAAGCTAGACAAGGCGAAAAGACCTCATATAACCTACTAGGTGCTGGCGATCAAGGAACGGTTTATGGTTATGCGACAAATGAAACAAACTCATGCTTACCGTTAGCATTGGAGTTGGCGCATAAGTTATGTAAGCGACTTGATACTTTACGAGTTGATGGTGTAATTGCTGGCATTCATTCTGATGGGAAATCTCAAGTGACCCTTGAGTATGATGGGGAGCGATTATGTCATGTTCATACTATTTTGATATCTGTACAACATGATGAGGGTAAGGATATGCAACAATTGAGAAGTGAATTGATTTCAGAAGTGATTCTTCCAATTTTTGAACATTACCCAATTGATGAGGACACGACTATTTTAATCAATCCCTCTGGACGCTTTGTAACAGGTGGCCCTACAGCAGATACTGGTTTAACAGGTCGTAAGATTATGGTAGATACTTACGGTGGCTTAGCAGCTCATGGTGGCGGTGCTTTCTCAGGAAAAGATCCAAGTAAAGTAGACCGTTCTGCTGCTTATATGGCGCGTTATATTGCCAAGAATTTTGTGAAAGCAGAAATATGTTCAGAGTGTTCTGTCTCTTTATCCTATGCGATTGGTAAGGCGAGACCAGTAATGGTACAAGTTTCGTCTCACGGCACGAGTGAATATAGTGATGAAGTGCTGACGGATTTTACGCAACGATATTTTAATTTGAAACCAGGAGCAATTATTGACTTCCTAGATTTACGTAAACCTAAATACCGTAGAACAGCTCGTTATGGTCATTTTTCATCATTTATCTATTTATGGGAAAGAACCTTCGAGTCATACAAAATAAAGGAGGCCCTGGAAGAGTATGCAGATTAA
- a CDS encoding head maturation protease, ClpP-related, translated as MNRKRFWNWKEPDEKEPRTLYLNGTIAEESWFEDDVTPELFREELYADEGDIVVWINSPGGDVIAGAQIYNMLLDYPGHVTIKIDGIAASAASVIAMAGDLLFMSPVSMMMIHNPMTVAIGDHVEMEKAIDMLASFKDSIINAYEKKTGLSRDELSLLMDAETWMDVGKAMELGFCDSVLQTASDYVYNESKPTMLFSRKAVTNSLLIKVKESHAVSANELVSRLDTIKNQWR; from the coding sequence GTGAATCGTAAGAGATTTTGGAACTGGAAAGAACCAGATGAAAAGGAACCAAGGACGCTGTATTTGAACGGGACGATTGCGGAAGAATCATGGTTTGAAGATGATGTGACTCCGGAGTTGTTTCGCGAGGAATTATACGCGGATGAAGGAGATATCGTTGTTTGGATTAACTCACCAGGGGGCGATGTGATTGCTGGGGCACAGATTTACAACATGCTATTAGATTATCCCGGGCATGTCACGATTAAGATAGACGGCATTGCGGCCTCAGCAGCTTCGGTTATCGCGATGGCTGGAGATTTATTATTTATGAGTCCTGTTTCCATGATGATGATTCATAACCCGATGACGGTTGCGATTGGTGATCATGTTGAAATGGAAAAAGCCATCGATATGTTGGCTTCTTTTAAGGATTCAATTATCAATGCTTATGAGAAAAAGACTGGTTTATCACGAGATGAACTCTCACTGTTAATGGATGCTGAAACTTGGATGGATGTGGGTAAAGCGATGGAGTTAGGCTTTTGTGATTCTGTGCTTCAAACAGCATCTGATTATGTTTATAACGAATCAAAACCAACAATGTTGTTTTCAAGAAAAGCAGTGACCAATTCCCTTTTAATTAAAGTGAAAGAAAGTCATGCTGTTTCTGCCAATGAGTTAGTCAGTCGCTTAGATACTATCAAAAACCAATGGAGGTAA
- a CDS encoding DNA cytosine methyltransferase, translating to MTSLTLGSLFDGSGGFPLAAKLVGIKPIWASEIEPFAIRVTTKRLPEVQHLGDITQLNGADIAPVDIISFGSPCQDLSIAGGRQGLQGRQSNLFYEAIRIIKEMRVATNDTKPRYILWENVCGAFSSNKGADFQSVLDAVIQVKGSYPTVPMPENGKWPYSDYLMGDGWSIAYRVLDAQYFGVPQRRRRVFLVADFDGERARDILFESASLSRNFKTSKAKGQGNPRGLETSTGETICLNDQGGQRMDIYKEKSGTLKASGGSPPYVFENHSQDSRYRGPLNQVPTLSRKLGTGGNNQPFVVYDVRQTSENTRNARHNIYPCDVSRTIDTSGNHPAQNQGGLAIVEEIFSLSKNSHFTRARQGITDPLVACDYKDPPVVNQPQVRRLTPQECGRLQGFSDGWCDDLEEINPSPEELNFWQQVFETDKRVRGLKRSKTEKQIRKWLAKPHTDSVEYKLWGNGVALPCVIFILQGIVENT from the coding sequence ATGACTAGCCTTACTTTAGGCTCATTATTTGATGGTTCCGGTGGCTTTCCCTTAGCGGCTAAATTAGTAGGAATCAAACCAATATGGGCTTCAGAAATTGAACCATTTGCGATTCGTGTCACAACCAAACGATTACCTGAAGTTCAACATTTAGGAGACATTACGCAATTGAATGGTGCTGATATAGCACCTGTTGATATTATTTCATTTGGTAGTCCATGTCAGGACTTATCGATTGCAGGTGGTCGACAAGGACTTCAAGGGAGACAATCGAATCTATTCTATGAAGCAATACGTATCATTAAAGAAATGAGGGTAGCTACCAATGACACAAAACCAAGATATATCTTATGGGAGAATGTCTGTGGCGCATTCTCATCAAATAAAGGAGCCGACTTCCAATCCGTTTTGGATGCAGTTATCCAGGTCAAAGGATCGTATCCCACGGTGCCTATGCCTGAAAACGGAAAATGGCCCTACAGCGACTACCTTATGGGAGACGGATGGTCCATTGCTTACCGAGTTCTTGACGCTCAATACTTCGGAGTGCCCCAACGTCGTCGTAGAGTCTTCCTTGTCGCAGATTTTGATGGAGAACGTGCTAGAGACATATTATTTGAGTCCGCAAGCCTGTCAAGGAATTTTAAGACGAGCAAAGCTAAAGGGCAAGGAAATCCCCGAGGTCTTGAAACAAGCACTGGAGAAACAATCTGCTTAAATGACCAAGGTGGCCAACGGATGGATATCTATAAAGAAAAATCAGGAACATTAAAAGCAAGTGGCGGTTCACCACCTTATGTTTTTGAAAACCATAGCCAAGATAGTCGCTATCGAGGTCCTTTGAACCAAGTGCCAACTTTATCAAGAAAACTTGGGACAGGTGGCAATAATCAACCATTTGTTGTTTATGACGTTCGACAAACTTCTGAAAATACGCGCAATGCAAGACATAATATTTATCCATGTGATGTCAGTCGAACGATTGATACGTCAGGCAATCATCCGGCTCAAAATCAAGGTGGCTTAGCAATCGTTGAGGAAATATTTTCATTAAGTAAAAACTCACATTTTACTCGAGCCAGGCAAGGCATTACTGACCCCTTAGTCGCTTGTGATTATAAGGACCCGCCTGTCGTCAATCAGCCTCAAGTTAGGCGGCTTACACCGCAAGAGTGTGGAAGATTACAAGGGTTTTCGGATGGTTGGTGTGATGATTTGGAAGAAATAAATCCTAGTCCTGAAGAACTAAATTTTTGGCAACAAGTCTTTGAAACGGACAAACGAGTAAGAGGACTCAAGCGATCGAAGACAGAAAAACAAATACGGAAATGGTTAGCCAAGCCCCACACAGATTCTGTTGAGTATAAATTATGGGGCAATGGGGTAGCTTTACCCTGCGTGATATTTATCTTACAAGGAATCGTTGAAAATACTTGA
- a CDS encoding site-specific DNA-methyltransferase, whose protein sequence is MQIKKKKLTDLIPADYNPRKDLQPGDAEYEKLKRSVETFGYVEPIIWNEQTGRIVGGHQRLKVMQDLGYQEIECVIIDIDESQEKALNVALNKISGSWDEDKLMSLITDLEGSDFDVSLTGFDVAELDELFKDTLTDGIEDDDFDVEEELKRPAISKHGDIWTLGRHRLYVGDSTEQESYERLMENKQANIVVTDPPYNVDYEGSAGKIKNDKMENQAFYEFLLAAFTHMEKVMTNEASIYVFHADTEGFNFRRAFQEAGFYLSGTCIWKKESLVLGRSPYQWQHEPILFGWKKKGKHLWYSGRKETTIWEYDKPKRNSDHPTMKPIPLLSYPIMNSSTSNAIVLDPFGGSGSTLLACEQTDRICYTIELDEKFADVIIKRYIELIGKSDEVSVERDGVSFLFTEIEELQDD, encoded by the coding sequence ATGCAGATTAAAAAGAAAAAACTTACCGATTTAATTCCAGCGGACTACAATCCAAGAAAAGACCTCCAACCGGGTGATGCTGAATATGAAAAACTAAAGCGTTCTGTTGAGACATTTGGCTATGTGGAACCTATCATCTGGAATGAACAAACAGGTCGAATTGTGGGTGGCCATCAACGCTTAAAGGTAATGCAAGATTTAGGGTATCAAGAGATTGAGTGTGTGATTATTGATATCGATGAATCCCAGGAGAAAGCACTGAACGTTGCTTTGAATAAGATATCTGGTTCATGGGACGAAGATAAACTCATGAGCTTGATTACCGATTTGGAAGGCTCTGATTTTGATGTCTCTCTCACAGGGTTTGATGTGGCGGAGTTGGATGAACTCTTTAAAGACACGCTTACGGATGGCATTGAAGATGACGATTTCGATGTGGAAGAAGAACTAAAACGGCCAGCCATTTCTAAACACGGTGATATTTGGACGTTAGGTAGACATCGCTTATATGTGGGAGATTCCACGGAACAAGAGTCTTATGAACGATTGATGGAAAATAAGCAAGCAAATATAGTGGTCACAGACCCACCTTATAATGTGGACTATGAGGGAAGTGCTGGTAAGATAAAAAACGATAAAATGGAAAATCAAGCCTTTTATGAATTCTTGTTAGCTGCTTTTACCCATATGGAAAAGGTAATGACGAATGAAGCATCGATTTATGTATTTCATGCTGACACAGAAGGATTTAACTTTAGACGGGCATTTCAAGAAGCCGGGTTCTATCTATCGGGTACTTGTATTTGGAAGAAAGAATCACTCGTATTAGGACGCTCTCCATACCAATGGCAACATGAACCGATTCTCTTTGGTTGGAAGAAGAAAGGGAAACATTTATGGTATTCAGGTCGTAAAGAAACAACCATCTGGGAATACGATAAACCTAAGCGTAATTCAGACCATCCTACGATGAAGCCGATTCCTCTGTTATCTTATCCCATAATGAATTCGTCTACTTCAAATGCTATTGTTCTAGATCCTTTTGGAGGAAGTGGTTCAACTTTATTGGCCTGTGAACAAACGGATCGTATTTGTTATACGATTGAGTTGGACGAGAAATTTGCGGATGTCATTATAAAACGATATATAGAATTAATTGGTAAATCTGATGAAGTCTCTGTAGAAAGGGATGGAGTCAGCTTTTTATTTACAGAAATTGAGGAGTTGCAAGATGACTAG
- a CDS encoding phage portal protein: MNPIKQLWSKLIRSPVENKTIPSNRFYFGNSSAGKNINERSAMQMTAVYACVRILAESVASLPLHLYSSNEDGNKEKAKDHTLYFILHDEPNAEMTSFIFRETLMTHLLLWGNAYAQVIRNGKGEVVSIYPLMPNKMKVKRDNLTKEIIYEYYHEDGKVELTDFDVLHIPGLGFDGLIGYSPIAMAKNAIGMALATEEYGAKFFANGAQPGGVLEHPGIIKDPERVRNSWSQSFGGSSNSNKIAVLEEGMKYTPISISPEQAQFLETRKFQINEIARIFRVPPHMVGDLEKSSFSNIEQQSLEFVKYTLDPWVLRWEQAMNRALISKKDKPSYFISFNVDGLLRGDYESRMNGYATARQNGWMSANDIRTLENLDLISKEDGGDLYLVNGNMLPLEKAGTFYQSKESEVDRES, translated from the coding sequence ATGAATCCAATCAAACAATTATGGTCGAAGTTAATACGGAGTCCAGTAGAAAATAAGACAATACCTAGTAACCGTTTCTATTTTGGAAATAGTTCTGCAGGTAAAAATATCAATGAACGTTCTGCCATGCAGATGACAGCCGTTTATGCCTGTGTTCGGATTCTAGCTGAATCCGTCGCTAGTTTACCACTACATTTATATTCAAGTAACGAGGATGGAAATAAAGAAAAAGCCAAAGATCATACCTTATATTTTATTTTGCATGATGAGCCCAATGCCGAGATGACATCATTTATCTTTCGTGAAACCCTGATGACTCATTTGTTGTTGTGGGGAAATGCTTACGCACAGGTCATTCGTAATGGGAAAGGTGAGGTCGTCTCTATTTATCCTTTAATGCCCAATAAGATGAAAGTAAAGCGAGATAACCTGACTAAAGAAATCATCTATGAATACTATCATGAAGATGGGAAAGTAGAGTTAACTGATTTTGACGTTCTTCACATTCCTGGTTTAGGTTTTGATGGTTTGATTGGATACTCACCTATCGCAATGGCTAAGAACGCTATCGGAATGGCATTAGCAACTGAGGAGTATGGGGCGAAGTTCTTTGCGAACGGTGCTCAACCGGGTGGTGTGTTGGAACACCCTGGCATTATCAAAGACCCAGAACGAGTAAGGAATTCATGGTCGCAGTCCTTTGGCGGATCAAGTAATTCAAATAAGATTGCTGTGTTAGAAGAAGGGATGAAGTACACACCTATTTCTATCTCACCTGAACAAGCTCAATTTTTAGAAACAAGAAAATTTCAAATTAACGAAATTGCTCGAATTTTCCGAGTCCCGCCTCATATGGTTGGTGATTTGGAGAAGTCGAGCTTTTCTAATATTGAACAACAATCGTTGGAGTTTGTTAAATACACCTTAGACCCTTGGGTACTTCGCTGGGAACAAGCAATGAATCGAGCCTTAATTTCCAAGAAAGATAAACCATCCTATTTTATTAGCTTTAATGTGGATGGCTTACTCCGAGGAGATTACGAAAGCCGTATGAATGGGTATGCTACTGCCAGACAAAATGGCTGGATGTCAGCAAACGATATACGAACACTAGAAAATCTAGATTTAATTTCAAAAGAAGATGGTGGGGACTTATATCTAGTGAATGGGAATATGTTGCCTTTAGAAAAAGCAGGCACATTTTATCAAAGTAAGGAGAGTGAAGTAGACCGTGAATCGTAA
- a CDS encoding P27 family phage terminase small subunit translates to MARDGTRRGGRRPRSGEKPEALVDKLAKGKPANIMDLPDFSPNPLSADELEVDCNPQGKDMPNPSEYLSAKQRDGTDLGASVIYTETWEWLKDRGCERLVNKRLIETYAQAMARYIQCEEAISTFGLLGKHPTTGGAIASPFVGMSQNYQKQASLIWYEIFDIVKQNSTTAYVGNPMEDTMERLLRKKGNG, encoded by the coding sequence ATGGCGCGAGATGGAACTAGACGCGGGGGCAGACGTCCTCGTTCAGGTGAAAAGCCTGAAGCTTTGGTTGATAAATTAGCCAAAGGAAAACCAGCTAATATTATGGACCTACCCGACTTTAGTCCCAACCCATTAAGCGCTGATGAACTGGAAGTGGACTGCAATCCTCAAGGAAAAGACATGCCAAATCCGTCCGAATATTTGTCAGCCAAACAACGTGATGGCACTGACCTTGGTGCAAGTGTAATTTATACAGAAACATGGGAGTGGCTCAAAGATAGAGGATGTGAGCGACTAGTAAATAAGCGTCTAATTGAAACCTATGCGCAAGCCATGGCCAGGTACATTCAATGCGAAGAAGCAATCTCAACATTTGGTCTTTTAGGAAAACATCCCACAACAGGTGGTGCCATTGCTAGTCCATTTGTTGGGATGAGTCAAAATTATCAAAAACAAGCAAGTCTCATCTGGTATGAGATTTTTGACATTGTTAAACAAAATTCAACAACTGCTTATGTAGGGAATCCAATGGAAGACACCATGGAGCGGTTACTGAGAAAGAAAGGGAATGGTTAA
- a CDS encoding HNH endonuclease, protein MTALGGNSQGSFYGVKFMPRKPKRPCSFPNCSELVDGRFCKEHERQENKRYEKYQRDPETAKRYGRAWRKIRNKFIREHPLCQQCLKDSRLKTAEEVHHILPLRRGGTHDESNLMALCKSCHSRISVLDGDRFGKK, encoded by the coding sequence ATGACAGCCTTGGGAGGAAACTCTCAGGGTTCTTTTTATGGAGTGAAGTTTATGCCTAGGAAACCTAAACGTCCTTGTTCTTTTCCAAATTGTTCAGAGCTAGTGGATGGACGATTTTGTAAGGAGCATGAGCGTCAAGAGAATAAACGCTATGAAAAATATCAGCGTGACCCAGAAACTGCAAAAAGATATGGGAGAGCGTGGCGGAAGATTCGAAACAAATTTATTAGAGAGCATCCTTTGTGCCAACAATGTTTGAAAGACAGTAGACTAAAAACTGCAGAAGAAGTTCACCATATCTTACCTTTGAGACGTGGCGGAACACATGATGAAAGTAATTTGATGGCTTTGTGTAAATCATGCCACTCAAGAATTTCAGTTTTGGACGGAGATCGCTTTGGTAAAAAATAA
- a CDS encoding DUF7698 family protein: MKNIKKLDAIIELLDWRNQGYPIDFLSAYMLTQRGKLQKLNFNDILREGSIEEIVESLEEFGIEEFTITDHSTALMKNLWEFNQRGYEIEGMLELETGNMIYNYNSRGEVPEIKKAILLKKVEVQS, translated from the coding sequence ATGAAAAATATTAAAAAACTAGACGCTATCATCGAATTACTAGACTGGAGAAACCAAGGATACCCAATTGACTTTTTAAGTGCCTATATGCTTACGCAAAGGGGCAAGCTTCAGAAACTAAACTTCAACGACATATTAAGAGAAGGTTCGATTGAGGAAATTGTAGAAAGCCTTGAAGAATTTGGCATTGAGGAATTTACGATAACAGACCACTCAACCGCCTTAATGAAGAATTTATGGGAATTTAACCAAAGAGGATATGAAATTGAAGGCATGCTAGAACTTGAAACTGGAAACATGATTTATAACTACAATTCTCGAGGAGAAGTACCAGAAATTAAGAAGGCAATCCTTCTCAAGAAAGTAGAAGTTCAAAGTTAA